From the genome of Brassica oleracea var. oleracea cultivar TO1000 chromosome C4, BOL, whole genome shotgun sequence:
CGAAACCGACACATTATCCGGCGATGCAGTGACGTCATTACCATGTCGTTGGAAGTGAGATTCCTTTGTCTCTTCTTCCAAAAAGTTATCACCCAATGAAGGAGATCTATACGGTGCAGATCTGCATCGTGTTAGTAAGAAAGCGTTTCTCGGCGGCGTAGCTGGGAATGACTTGTCTGAATCTGCCTCATCTTCTTCTTCTTCTTTACGTTCTTTCTTTCGAACCTCCTCTCGTTCTTCTGGCTCCACCGTTGACCGGCTAAAGATAGGCTCACTCCTCGACGAGCTTGATCTCTTCTCTGACTTTCTCGAGAAACTAACATTAGTAAACGACTTCCACTTGCGCCAAGCGGGGCTAAAGCAAGTCGGTTTCAGTTTCCCGGAGAAAGGGTGGCACGAAAACGCGTTCTTGACCCATCCACACCGTCGACGGCTCTCCGTTGCACCGCCATGCAAGTGACCTCCGTTGACCCGGTTAGTTCCGGGTTTGGGTTTCTTCGACCGGGTTATCCTTACTTGGCCCATGCATGTGACCTTAGGCGAAGAGGGTTCTTGCGTCTCCGTCGCGTTTTTTCGCCGAAAAAATATAGGTCTTCTTGAACGGGGACGAGAACGGGAACGGTGTCTGCTTCTGCTTCCGGCGTTGGTCCGCAAAAACCGCATAAGTAGAGCCGGGTTTTCGGTTCGACCCGGACTCGAAATGGGTCTAGAAGAAAAACTCATCTTCTTGTTGACTAAATTTTTTTTTGAAGCTCTCACTCTTTTTAATGTTTTCTCATCTCTGGTCCCTATATGATTCAGATCGAAGCTTGTGTAATTTTCTATTATATTTTTATGTTCACACGTTTGGTTAGGGAAAATTGACGGCCAGGATCTTTTATACAAGATCGATGGTTCTGCACGGTTATCCCTTTTCTTACAATAAGATGTTGTAGTTTTTGTCTGTATGCTCTCGAGTTGCTTGTTAAGATCTCTTGTTGGATTCACTTTTCGGGACATCTTACTTTTAGTTCAAAATCAATATCCTGACACTCTTTTTAAGTAATGAAGAGCACGGATAGTCATTTTACCAATCAGGTTGAAAAATACTTCAGCTAACTTTCAGCTGAATACAACTAAAAGTAGTGTAAATGAAAAAAAAAGTAGTGTAAATGAT
Proteins encoded in this window:
- the LOC106340553 gene encoding uncharacterized protein LOC106340553, which gives rise to MSFSSRPISSPGRTENPALLMRFLRTNAGSRSRHRSRSRPRSRRPIFFRRKNATETQEPSSPKVTCMGQVRITRSKKPKPGTNRVNGGHLHGGATESRRRCGWVKNAFSCHPFSGKLKPTCFSPAWRKWKSFTNVSFSRKSEKRSSSSRSEPIFSRSTVEPEEREEVRKKERKEEEEDEADSDKSFPATPPRNAFLLTRCRSAPYRSPSLGDNFLEEETKESHFQRHGNDVTASPDNVSVSSVTEEVKRCVLGTPRRRCMVLTRCKSEPARLGEKLVPENRRLGYT